From the Entomomonas sp. E2T0 genome, one window contains:
- a CDS encoding lipopolysaccharide kinase InaA family protein, protein MIIPSFDSAGKNFEHWWSISGEWVELPNQRRGGESGVLRAIDDQGKTLYIKRQEKHIYRDFFHPFGQATIIREYKAYCALSKAQINIPQVVYCGVSGDKAILVTEALQDFIELDSWLTLQRQQQYLPETTDIVLTKTAQMLARLHKNRLQHGSLYGKHIFVKTVNKDGQLIVETALLDLEKVKGRLTAKEAALHDIPKIKRHSLLNQQEWQYFIKEYEQAFASKLPQLY, encoded by the coding sequence TTTGAGCATTGGTGGAGTATTTCAGGAGAGTGGGTAGAACTTCCTAATCAACGTCGGGGTGGCGAAAGTGGTGTTTTACGTGCCATAGATGATCAAGGTAAAACCTTATATATTAAACGCCAAGAAAAACATATATACCGTGATTTTTTTCATCCTTTTGGACAAGCCACTATCATTCGTGAATATAAAGCTTACTGTGCATTATCTAAAGCTCAAATTAATATTCCCCAAGTTGTTTATTGTGGGGTATCTGGAGATAAAGCTATTTTAGTAACCGAAGCACTACAAGATTTTATTGAATTAGATAGTTGGTTAACCTTACAAAGACAACAACAATACCTTCCAGAAACGACTGACATAGTACTAACAAAGACTGCTCAAATGTTGGCTAGACTCCATAAAAACCGCTTACAACATGGTAGCCTTTACGGTAAACATATTTTTGTAAAAACAGTGAACAAAGATGGTCAACTTATTGTTGAAACCGCTTTATTAGATCTGGAAAAAGTAAAAGGCCGATTGACTGCAAAAGAAGCTGCATTACATGATATTCCCAAAATAAAACGCCATTCTTTACTTAACCAACAAGAATGGCAATATTTTATAAAAGAATATGAACAAGCTTTTGCTAGTAAATTACCCCAACTTTATTAA
- a CDS encoding ABC transporter ATP-binding protein: MSDLLIKSLSVSYGRRQVIENLSVEHINAGEVTALLGPNGSGKSTLLKAMAGLNSATGEVIFNGQDLVTAHFSERAKQVVYLPQSLPASVHLRAFESMLVARKASHSESTQEVIEEAMALLEKLGIEELGMRYLDQLSGGQKQLVGLAQALIRKPKVLLLDEPLSALDLNHQFHVMDVIKQETKERDIVTVIVLHDINIALQHTDYVLMLKDGRLVTSGIPDQVITPEVLAEVYGVQGRVEHCSRGKPHVMIDGLVNQH; this comes from the coding sequence GTGAGTGATTTATTGATTAAGTCGCTCAGCGTTTCTTACGGTCGGCGACAAGTTATCGAGAACCTTTCGGTTGAACATATTAATGCAGGTGAAGTAACCGCACTGTTAGGCCCTAATGGTAGTGGTAAGTCTACTTTATTAAAGGCAATGGCTGGTCTTAATTCAGCTACAGGAGAGGTGATCTTTAATGGACAAGATTTAGTTACTGCTCATTTTTCTGAGCGTGCTAAACAGGTTGTTTATTTACCACAAAGTTTACCTGCTAGTGTCCATTTGCGTGCTTTTGAGTCAATGTTAGTGGCACGTAAAGCTTCTCATAGTGAAAGTACCCAAGAAGTTATCGAAGAAGCAATGGCCTTGCTCGAGAAGTTAGGTATTGAAGAGTTAGGTATGCGCTATCTTGACCAGCTTTCAGGTGGTCAAAAACAATTAGTAGGATTGGCACAGGCACTTATTCGCAAGCCGAAAGTATTATTACTGGATGAACCTTTAAGTGCATTAGATCTTAATCATCAGTTTCATGTGATGGATGTTATTAAACAAGAAACAAAAGAGCGAGATATAGTAACGGTTATTGTATTGCACGATATCAATATTGCACTACAACATACTGATTATGTATTGATGCTTAAAGATGGGCGATTAGTAACCAGTGGTATTCCAGATCAAGTGATTACCCCAGAAGTACTTGCTGAAGTGTATGGTGTGCAGGGTAGAGTAGAACATTGCTCTCGTGGTAAGCCACATGTAATGATTGATGGTTTAGTCAATCAGCATTAA
- a CDS encoding FecCD family ABC transporter permease, with protein sequence MTDSVLAQPASVVYRYKQIIAKRVFWLVVLLLAIIASLLVDLSLGSSGLGFTDLLNILFNAQSAPKTQQIIIWDIRLPQALMAILVGAALGLAGAEMQTVLNNPLASPFTLGVSHAAAFGAALGFVLNIGIPGVHPKWIVAGNAFVFALFATMLLDVLARWRQANTNVIVLFGIAIGFTFSALVALLQYIATAEALQALVFWTLGSMSRADWQNISILAIALAVAFPFSMLAAWKLTALRLGEDRAASFGINIKRLRLASLFRISVLSGLAVAFVGTIGFIGLVGPHIARMLFGEDHRFYLPASALSGALILSLASVVSKNMIPGVLIPVGIITSLIGIPFFLAIIFRTTSGGRG encoded by the coding sequence ATGACAGATAGCGTTCTGGCACAACCAGCATCAGTAGTCTATCGTTACAAGCAAATTATTGCAAAAAGAGTTTTCTGGCTAGTAGTGTTACTACTAGCCATTATTGCTTCCTTATTGGTAGATTTATCCTTAGGTTCATCTGGTTTAGGATTTACAGATTTACTTAATATTCTATTTAATGCACAGTCTGCACCTAAAACACAGCAGATTATTATTTGGGATATTCGTTTACCTCAAGCCTTGATGGCTATTTTAGTGGGTGCTGCCTTAGGGTTAGCGGGGGCAGAAATGCAAACAGTCTTAAATAACCCGTTAGCCAGTCCTTTTACATTAGGTGTATCTCATGCTGCGGCTTTTGGTGCAGCTTTAGGTTTTGTATTAAATATTGGTATTCCTGGTGTTCATCCTAAGTGGATAGTAGCAGGTAATGCTTTTGTGTTTGCTTTATTTGCGACTATGTTGTTGGATGTATTAGCACGTTGGCGACAAGCTAATACTAATGTGATTGTTCTGTTTGGTATTGCGATTGGCTTTACTTTTAGTGCACTGGTGGCACTGTTACAATACATAGCAACAGCCGAAGCATTGCAGGCATTGGTATTTTGGACTTTAGGTAGTATGTCCCGTGCTGATTGGCAAAATATCAGTATTTTAGCTATAGCGTTAGCAGTTGCTTTTCCTTTCTCTATGTTAGCGGCTTGGAAGTTAACGGCATTACGTTTAGGTGAAGATAGGGCCGCTAGTTTTGGTATTAATATTAAACGATTACGTTTGGCTAGTTTATTTAGAATCAGTGTGTTATCAGGTTTAGCAGTAGCCTTTGTGGGAACGATTGGTTTTATTGGTTTAGTAGGCCCCCATATTGCACGTATGTTATTTGGTGAGGATCATCGTTTTTACTTACCTGCCAGTGCTTTATCAGGTGCTCTTATTCTTTCATTAGCATCCGTTGTATCAAAGAATATGATACCGGGGGTATTAATTCCTGTAGGTATTATTACTTCTTTAATAGGCATTCCTTTCTTTTTAGCTATTATCTTCCGTACGACTTCTGGAGGTCGTGGGTGA
- a CDS encoding ABC transporter substrate-binding protein, with product MSKFLKIQCACIFAAVFAFSTNVRAETITDVAGRTVEIPKKVERVLLGEGRMIYSMAILDKDDPTKRVIGWQGELKTSDTNGYNAYLKKYPHIKDIPLIGQTSEASVNPETVISLQPDIAIFGIAGHGPGVTNPLVEKLQSAGVPVVFIDFRQHPMKNTIPSIKILGKVLHREEAANKYLAFYEKHLKRIQDRVAKIPANERTTVFIEMLPEVKSPTCCHTAGKGNFGEFIEAAGGHNIAADILPAVIGEISLEHVISVDPKVYIMSGTGTNDVKLGLKEGLGVTKENAAQSLKRLTTRTGVNALTAVSSIDNTHGIWHNFYNSPYNIIAIEAFAKWFYPDLFKDVDVQETFNELQEFLPVDIQGTYWVDLKDAS from the coding sequence ATGAGCAAATTCCTTAAAATACAATGTGCATGCATATTTGCTGCCGTATTTGCTTTCTCGACAAATGTTCGAGCAGAAACTATTACCGATGTAGCTGGCAGAACAGTTGAGATACCTAAAAAAGTAGAAAGAGTGCTATTAGGTGAAGGACGTATGATCTATAGTATGGCGATTTTGGATAAAGATGATCCTACTAAGCGTGTAATCGGTTGGCAAGGTGAATTAAAAACAAGTGATACCAATGGTTATAATGCTTATTTAAAAAAATACCCTCATATCAAAGATATTCCTTTAATTGGTCAAACATCTGAAGCAAGTGTTAATCCAGAAACAGTGATCTCTTTACAACCTGATATAGCTATTTTCGGAATTGCAGGGCATGGCCCAGGTGTTACTAACCCATTAGTAGAAAAATTACAAAGCGCAGGTGTACCTGTGGTATTTATTGATTTTCGCCAACATCCTATGAAGAATACTATTCCAAGTATCAAAATATTAGGTAAAGTATTACATCGTGAAGAAGCAGCTAATAAATATTTAGCTTTTTATGAAAAGCACTTAAAACGTATTCAAGATCGTGTTGCTAAAATTCCGGCTAATGAAAGAACAACCGTATTTATTGAAATGTTACCTGAAGTAAAATCTCCTACTTGCTGTCATACTGCGGGCAAAGGTAACTTTGGTGAGTTTATTGAGGCAGCAGGCGGCCATAATATTGCAGCTGATATTTTACCTGCAGTAATTGGTGAAATTAGTTTAGAGCATGTTATTAGTGTTGATCCAAAAGTTTATATCATGAGTGGTACAGGTACTAATGATGTTAAATTAGGATTAAAAGAAGGTTTAGGTGTTACTAAAGAAAATGCCGCACAAAGTTTAAAGCGTTTAACTACTCGCACAGGGGTTAACGCATTAACAGCTGTTTCTAGCATCGACAACACCCATGGTATTTGGCATAATTTCTACAATTCACCTTATAATATTATTGCCATTGAGGCTTTTGCTAAATGGTTCTATCCAGATTTATTTAAGGATGTAGATGTGCAAGAAACTTTCAATGAGCTACAAGAGTTTTTACCAGTGGATATTCAAGGAACATATTGGGTTGATCTTAAGGACGCTTCATGA
- the recO gene encoding DNA repair protein RecO codes for MNYTFLQAFVLHSKPYKESSALVDFFTPEGRVRAVLRKARSKVGSIARPFMPLTVSFVGKGDLKTVRQIETTSNPFLLNGKYLFSGLYLNELLIRLLPLEDACPTLFNYYQQALQQLPSQTAIEPLLRGFEWQLLNELGYSFSLTETGDGEPLWPDGFYIFTPENGLQRIPQLQSGAFYGRDLLAMSEADWSSATVLSSAKRLMRQVLAIHLQGKPLISRQLFNSISSD; via the coding sequence ATGAATTATACTTTTTTGCAGGCTTTTGTATTACACAGTAAACCTTATAAGGAGAGTAGTGCCTTGGTGGATTTTTTTACACCAGAGGGTAGGGTAAGGGCGGTATTAAGAAAAGCGCGTAGTAAAGTAGGTAGTATTGCTAGGCCTTTTATGCCATTGACTGTTAGTTTTGTTGGCAAAGGTGATTTAAAAACGGTTCGCCAAATTGAAACCACGAGTAATCCTTTTTTATTAAATGGCAAATATCTTTTTAGCGGTTTATATCTGAATGAGTTGTTAATACGGTTACTGCCTTTAGAGGATGCTTGCCCAACATTGTTTAATTATTATCAACAAGCGTTACAACAATTACCATCACAGACTGCTATCGAGCCTTTGTTAAGAGGTTTTGAGTGGCAATTATTAAATGAGTTAGGCTATAGTTTTTCCTTAACAGAGACGGGAGATGGTGAACCATTGTGGCCTGATGGGTTTTATATCTTTACTCCAGAGAATGGTTTGCAACGAATACCCCAATTACAATCTGGTGCTTTCTATGGTCGTGATCTGTTAGCAATGAGTGAGGCCGATTGGTCATCTGCTACTGTATTATCATCAGCAAAACGTTTAATGCGGCAGGTACTAGCAATACATTTACAAGGAAAACCGTTAATAAGTCGACAGTTATTTAATAGTATATCAAGCGATTAA
- a CDS encoding J domain-containing protein: MTINHYKILQTPETATSEEIKQAYINSINKWQQLQKQQTPEAKERSNKVIASIELAYKVLSNPVTRANFDESLNNPTPNITTITNQATTMTTHSSSKLLYTLLIIILILLMAIAAGVFYIIFKSPVSPFTTETQQSQQANSQKTAPAVSDELKKALESAEQLKKQNANNPELKEIAKSLAETANKNTNAIIAYNTQFLGAQSSNQNVTFRFMVIDGITHSQPLLSSYLTERFIVNNNDVCNTQQTNLAKGTLFTFAYYNTKGELLGSYYIDQQVCQSPATNRIVKRPDETQLKPIEPNKDSTATHKKEPTNTPPEPTN, from the coding sequence ATGACTATTAATCACTATAAAATTTTACAGACCCCTGAAACAGCTACCTCTGAAGAAATTAAACAAGCTTATATTAATAGTATAAATAAATGGCAACAACTACAAAAGCAACAAACACCCGAAGCTAAAGAACGCTCAAATAAAGTTATTGCTAGCATTGAACTAGCCTATAAAGTACTTTCTAACCCTGTTACACGGGCTAATTTTGATGAGTCACTAAATAACCCAACACCCAATATCACCACTATCACTAATCAAGCAACGACTATGACAACACATTCCTCAAGCAAATTATTATATACCTTACTAATAATTATTCTAATTTTATTAATGGCTATCGCAGCAGGTGTTTTTTATATTATCTTTAAATCCCCTGTTTCACCTTTTACGACAGAAACACAACAAAGCCAACAAGCTAACTCACAAAAAACCGCTCCTGCCGTTTCTGATGAACTGAAAAAAGCATTAGAAAGTGCAGAACAACTTAAAAAACAAAATGCTAATAATCCAGAACTAAAAGAAATAGCCAAATCTCTAGCAGAAACAGCCAATAAAAATACTAATGCTATTATTGCTTATAATACACAATTCTTAGGTGCTCAATCATCTAATCAAAATGTTACTTTTAGATTTATGGTTATTGATGGCATTACTCACTCTCAACCATTATTATCATCTTATCTAACTGAGCGCTTTATTGTTAATAATAATGATGTATGTAATACCCAACAAACAAACTTAGCTAAAGGAACATTATTCACTTTTGCTTATTACAATACTAAAGGTGAGTTATTGGGAAGTTACTATATTGACCAACAAGTTTGTCAATCACCTGCTACCAATAGAATTGTTAAGCGCCCTGATGAAACGCAACTAAAACCTATAGAGCCTAATAAAGACAGTACAGCAACACACAAAAAAGAACCCACTAACACTCCCCCAGAGCCAACCAATTAA
- the holA gene encoding DNA polymerase III subunit delta has product MKLNTNQLTKQLQAELSAIYIVAGDEPLLCMEATDAIRAAARAEGYSERQLFNVETNFDWSVLYDEAASMSLFAEKRILEFRLKTGSLSDKGEALLSYLQNPPQDTLLLISAPKLDVKTKWVKTVIDSPLCQLIQVWPIEVNQLPQWIRQRLATLGLSITADALELFSLRVEGNLLAAAQEIEKLKLLIGDDSLVDVEHIQAMVVDSARFDIFGLVDIALQGDATHSLRMLQGLRAEGAAETLVLWTLTKELRALMTLAQLAGQGIPLQKAFSQVRPPIWSKRQGIFQQAIGRYTANQWGELLIKAQQVDAQIKGQASGDCWQGLTDILLAMAGKPLRIN; this is encoded by the coding sequence ATGAAATTAAATACCAATCAATTAACTAAACAATTACAAGCAGAATTAAGTGCTATCTACATTGTAGCAGGTGATGAACCTTTACTATGTATGGAGGCCACAGATGCTATTCGCGCTGCAGCTAGGGCTGAAGGCTATAGTGAACGACAATTATTTAATGTAGAAACAAATTTTGATTGGTCAGTGTTATATGATGAAGCAGCTAGCATGTCTTTATTTGCAGAAAAGCGAATATTGGAGTTTCGCCTAAAGACAGGTTCTTTATCAGACAAAGGGGAGGCATTGCTGAGTTATTTGCAGAATCCTCCACAAGATACTTTATTGTTAATTTCAGCGCCTAAATTAGATGTTAAAACAAAATGGGTCAAAACCGTCATTGATAGCCCATTATGCCAACTGATACAAGTTTGGCCGATTGAGGTTAATCAATTGCCACAATGGATTAGACAACGATTAGCAACGTTAGGATTATCTATTACAGCAGATGCATTAGAGTTATTTTCATTGAGAGTGGAAGGTAATTTATTAGCTGCTGCTCAAGAAATAGAAAAACTTAAATTGTTGATAGGTGATGATTCCTTAGTGGATGTTGAGCATATTCAAGCAATGGTAGTAGATAGTGCTCGCTTTGATATTTTTGGGTTAGTGGATATTGCTTTACAAGGTGATGCCACTCATAGTTTACGCATGTTGCAAGGGTTAAGGGCAGAAGGAGCAGCAGAAACTCTAGTGTTATGGACATTAACTAAAGAATTACGTGCCTTAATGACATTGGCTCAATTAGCAGGGCAGGGCATTCCTCTGCAAAAGGCCTTTTCACAAGTTAGGCCACCTATTTGGTCAAAGCGTCAAGGAATTTTCCAACAAGCTATAGGAAGATATACTGCTAATCAATGGGGAGAGTTATTGATCAAAGCACAGCAAGTAGATGCACAAATTAAAGGACAAGCATCTGGTGACTGTTGGCAAGGGCTTACCGATATTTTATTAGCTATGGCTGGTAAGCCCCTTCGTATAAATTAA
- the lptE gene encoding LPS assembly lipoprotein LptE, with translation MKRLISYFIVSIMALMLTACGFHLRGTNDDKIEIKEMAVSAGDKYGPFVKELKDRLTAAGVKIYDTAEYKLTVSEKWNDRTLSFANDIRGTEIAKILTLEYQIYGTGDLLLIEDSLEARGEYISDSNNIVADEQQSELIDKRIRADAVTLLLERLQAISAEQLDTLQTAAEEQVRLKAEAEKAQQKAIEERRKSLLHSIPLDEIEKFNER, from the coding sequence ATGAAGCGTTTAATAAGTTATTTTATAGTCAGCATAATGGCACTCATGTTAACTGCTTGTGGTTTTCATTTACGTGGTACTAATGATGATAAAATTGAAATTAAAGAAATGGCAGTCTCTGCGGGGGACAAGTATGGTCCTTTTGTTAAAGAACTCAAGGATAGATTAACTGCTGCTGGTGTGAAGATTTATGATACTGCTGAGTATAAATTAACTGTATCAGAGAAATGGAATGACAGAACGTTAAGTTTTGCTAATGATATACGTGGTACAGAAATAGCAAAAATATTGACCCTTGAATATCAAATCTATGGCACTGGTGATCTATTATTAATAGAAGATTCTTTAGAGGCACGTGGAGAATATATCAGTGACTCTAATAATATTGTGGCTGATGAGCAGCAATCTGAGCTGATAGATAAAAGGATAAGAGCAGATGCTGTTACTTTGTTATTAGAGCGTTTACAAGCTATTTCAGCTGAGCAATTAGATACCTTACAAACAGCAGCTGAAGAGCAAGTGAGATTAAAAGCTGAGGCCGAAAAAGCTCAACAGAAAGCTATAGAGGAACGTCGTAAGTCACTATTACATAGTATTCCTTTAGATGAGATCGAAAAGTTTAATGAACGTTAA
- the leuS gene encoding leucine--tRNA ligase: MKEQYLPQEIEATAQQYWEKNQSFLATERADKEKYYCLSMFPYPSGKLHMGHVRNYTIGDVISRYQRMLGKNVLQPMGWDAFGMPAENAAMKNKVAPAKWTYENIAYMKKQLKSLGLAVDWTREVTTCKPDYYRWEQWLFTKLFEKGVIYRKNGTVNWDPVDQTVLANEQVIDGRGWRSGALVEKREIPMYYFRITAYAQELLEDLDNLPGWPEQVKTMQRNWIGKSKGMEICFPYDEQSIGYAGQLKVFTTRPDTLMGATYVAVAAEHPLATQAAENNPELQAFIDKCKKGGVSEADLATQEKEGMATNLYVKHPLTGDKLNVWVANYVLMAYGEGAVMAVPAHDERDYAFAQKYSLPIKPVIHTSVGDEVPAPWQDAYGEYGTLINSGEYNGLDFEQAFAAIGKALQAQNLGEARTQYRLRDWGISRQRYWGCPIPIVHCDCCGDVPVPEDQLPVVLPEDIVPDGTGSPLAKMPEFYETTCPKCGKAARRETDTMDTFVESSWYIARYASPHFTGGMVDKKASDYWLPVDQYIGGIEHAILHLLYTRFFHKLMRDEGLVNSDEPVVNLLTQGMVVAETYFRTADNGSRTYFSPNDVIVEKDNKGRAISAVYSGDKQPVEIGGMLKMSKSFNNGVDPQTMIEQYGADTCRLFMMFASPPDMSLEWSDAGVEGASRFLRRVWRLAYQHVNAGLLEKYDVAQLNDEQKVVRRAIHIAIKQASQDVGQNHKFNTAIAAVMTLMNVLEKAANESVIDRALIQEGLETVTLLLAPITPHICHTLWQVLGHSDTVINAAWPEVDESALVQDVLTIVIQVNGKLRGNIEVSANASKQDIEAAALSHQSVQRFIEGVTVRKVIVVPGKLVNIVAN, translated from the coding sequence ATGAAAGAACAATATTTACCCCAAGAAATTGAAGCAACAGCCCAGCAATATTGGGAGAAAAACCAATCTTTTTTAGCAACTGAACGTGCTGATAAAGAAAAATATTATTGTCTATCTATGTTTCCATATCCAAGTGGTAAGCTGCATATGGGACATGTGCGTAATTACACAATAGGTGATGTAATTAGCCGTTATCAACGTATGCTAGGTAAAAATGTTCTGCAACCTATGGGATGGGATGCTTTTGGTATGCCTGCTGAAAATGCGGCTATGAAGAATAAAGTAGCACCTGCTAAATGGACTTATGAAAATATTGCTTATATGAAGAAGCAATTAAAAAGTTTAGGTTTGGCAGTAGATTGGACGCGTGAAGTCACTACTTGTAAACCTGATTATTATCGTTGGGAGCAATGGTTATTCACTAAGTTGTTTGAAAAAGGTGTTATTTACCGTAAAAATGGTACAGTAAATTGGGACCCTGTTGATCAAACAGTATTGGCTAATGAGCAAGTTATTGATGGTCGAGGTTGGCGTTCTGGTGCATTGGTTGAGAAGCGTGAAATCCCAATGTACTATTTTCGTATCACTGCGTACGCACAAGAGTTATTAGAGGATTTAGATAATTTACCAGGTTGGCCTGAGCAAGTTAAAACCATGCAACGCAATTGGATTGGTAAATCAAAGGGGATGGAGATTTGTTTCCCCTATGATGAGCAAAGTATAGGTTATGCTGGTCAGTTAAAAGTATTTACTACTCGTCCTGATACGTTAATGGGTGCCACTTATGTGGCTGTGGCTGCTGAGCATCCATTAGCTACTCAAGCTGCTGAGAATAATCCTGAGTTGCAGGCCTTTATTGATAAATGTAAAAAAGGCGGTGTATCAGAAGCCGATTTGGCTACTCAAGAAAAAGAAGGGATGGCGACAAATTTATATGTTAAACATCCGTTAACAGGTGATAAGTTAAATGTATGGGTAGCTAACTATGTATTAATGGCTTATGGTGAGGGTGCCGTAATGGCTGTACCTGCCCATGATGAGCGTGATTATGCCTTTGCACAAAAGTATAGTTTACCGATTAAACCTGTTATTCATACCAGTGTAGGCGATGAAGTACCAGCTCCTTGGCAAGATGCTTACGGTGAGTATGGTACTTTAATTAATTCGGGCGAATATAATGGTTTAGATTTTGAGCAAGCCTTTGCAGCGATTGGTAAAGCATTACAAGCACAAAATTTAGGAGAAGCTAGAACTCAATATCGTTTAAGAGATTGGGGTATTAGCCGTCAGCGTTATTGGGGTTGTCCAATTCCTATTGTGCATTGTGATTGTTGTGGTGATGTGCCTGTTCCTGAAGATCAATTACCTGTGGTATTGCCTGAAGATATAGTGCCTGATGGCACGGGTAGTCCTTTAGCGAAAATGCCAGAGTTTTATGAGACAACTTGTCCTAAGTGTGGTAAAGCTGCTCGTCGTGAAACGGATACAATGGATACTTTCGTAGAAAGTTCTTGGTACATTGCTCGTTATGCCTCACCACATTTTACAGGTGGTATGGTTGATAAAAAGGCTTCTGATTATTGGTTACCTGTTGATCAATACATTGGTGGTATTGAGCATGCTATTTTACATTTACTTTATACGCGTTTCTTCCATAAATTAATGCGTGATGAAGGTTTAGTAAATTCTGATGAGCCTGTGGTGAATTTATTAACGCAAGGCATGGTAGTGGCAGAAACATACTTCCGCACCGCAGATAATGGTAGTAGAACATACTTTAGTCCAAATGATGTTATTGTAGAGAAAGATAATAAAGGTAGAGCAATATCTGCTGTTTATAGTGGAGACAAACAACCTGTTGAGATTGGTGGCATGTTAAAAATGTCTAAATCATTCAATAATGGAGTTGATCCACAAACCATGATTGAACAATATGGTGCTGATACTTGTCGTTTATTTATGATGTTTGCTTCGCCACCAGATATGAGTCTTGAATGGTCAGATGCGGGGGTAGAAGGAGCTAGCCGTTTTTTACGTAGAGTATGGCGTTTGGCTTATCAGCATGTTAACGCTGGATTACTTGAAAAATATGATGTAGCACAGTTAAATGATGAGCAAAAGGTGGTTAGACGTGCTATTCATATAGCTATTAAGCAAGCAAGTCAAGATGTTGGGCAAAACCATAAGTTTAATACAGCTATTGCAGCAGTAATGACTTTAATGAATGTATTGGAGAAAGCAGCCAATGAATCAGTAATTGATCGTGCTTTAATTCAAGAAGGTTTAGAAACAGTTACATTGTTATTAGCACCTATTACACCACATATTTGCCACACTTTATGGCAAGTCTTGGGGCATAGCGATACAGTAATTAATGCAGCATGGCCTGAAGTTGATGAGTCTGCTTTAGTGCAAGATGTATTAACGATAGTAATTCAAGTAAATGGTAAACTTCGTGGTAATATAGAAGTATCTGCTAATGCTTCTAAACAAGATATTGAAGCTGCTGCCCTTAGCCATCAGTCAGTACAACGCTTTATAGAAGGGGTAACTGTGCGTAAAGTGATTGTTGTGCCTGGTAAGTTAGTTAATATTGTGGCTAATTAA
- a CDS encoding NADPH-dependent FMN reductase has product MRLVGISGSLRQDSYSTIILKAIVEMIKPQAVFELLDIGVLPHYNGDLEKEVLPKAVTDARALVQQSDGVLVVCPEFNHGIPGVLKNTLDWLSRPAFNSCFLHKPVYFITQSTGDLGGVRAQYQLRETFASMLCHIIPLREAALTHIGEKVTDGVITDTDTLAFLKRTVERVVSEINKLKQQQ; this is encoded by the coding sequence ATGCGTTTAGTTGGTATTTCAGGTAGTTTACGCCAAGATTCTTATTCAACAATTATTTTAAAAGCAATAGTTGAAATGATTAAACCGCAAGCTGTTTTTGAGTTGTTAGATATTGGTGTTTTACCTCATTACAATGGTGATTTAGAAAAAGAGGTATTACCTAAAGCAGTAACCGATGCAAGAGCACTAGTACAACAATCTGATGGAGTGCTGGTGGTATGTCCAGAGTTTAATCATGGCATTCCTGGGGTATTAAAAAATACCTTGGATTGGTTATCTCGTCCAGCCTTTAATAGTTGTTTTTTACATAAGCCAGTCTATTTTATTACTCAATCAACAGGTGATTTGGGTGGTGTACGTGCTCAGTATCAATTACGTGAGACGTTTGCCTCTATGTTATGCCATATCATCCCTTTAAGAGAAGCAGCATTAACGCATATTGGCGAAAAAGTAACAGATGGTGTGATTACGGATACAGATACACTGGCTTTTTTAAAGCGTACAGTTGAAAGAGTAGTGAGTGAGATAAATAAGTTAAAGCAACAGCAGTAA